From the Ruania alkalisoli genome, one window contains:
- the pdxS gene encoding pyridoxal 5'-phosphate synthase lyase subunit PdxS, giving the protein MSDTPTPPPTESEQGTIRGTARVKRGMAEMLKGGVIMDVVTPEQAKIAEDAGAVAVMALERVPADIRAQGGVSRMSDPDMIDGIVSTVSIPVMAKARIGHFVEAQVLQSLGVDYIDESEVLTPADYANHIDKWDFTVPFVCGATNLGEALRRITEGAAMIRSKGEAGTGDVSNATTHMRQIRQEIRRLQNLPQDELYVAAKELQAPYELVREVAQAGKLPVVLFTAGGIATPADAAMMMQLGAEGVFVGSGIFKSGNPAQRAAAIVRATTFYDDPDQVADASRGLGEAMVGINVDDVPVPHRLAERGW; this is encoded by the coding sequence GTGTCCGACACTCCGACACCCCCGCCCACCGAGTCCGAGCAGGGCACCATCCGCGGGACCGCCCGGGTCAAGCGCGGTATGGCCGAGATGCTCAAGGGCGGCGTCATCATGGACGTCGTCACACCGGAGCAGGCCAAGATCGCCGAGGACGCCGGTGCCGTGGCAGTCATGGCTCTCGAGCGGGTCCCGGCCGATATCCGCGCCCAGGGCGGGGTCTCGCGGATGAGCGACCCTGACATGATCGACGGCATCGTCTCGACGGTCTCGATCCCGGTGATGGCCAAGGCGCGCATCGGTCACTTCGTCGAGGCCCAGGTGCTGCAGAGCCTCGGGGTCGATTACATCGACGAGTCCGAAGTCCTGACCCCCGCCGACTATGCCAATCACATCGACAAATGGGACTTCACCGTGCCGTTCGTGTGCGGGGCGACCAACCTCGGAGAGGCGTTGCGGCGTATCACCGAGGGTGCCGCCATGATCCGCTCGAAGGGGGAGGCGGGTACGGGTGACGTCTCCAACGCGACCACCCACATGCGTCAGATCCGGCAGGAGATCCGCCGGCTGCAGAATCTGCCGCAGGACGAGCTGTATGTCGCCGCGAAGGAGCTGCAGGCCCCCTACGAGCTCGTGCGTGAGGTTGCCCAAGCCGGCAAGCTCCCCGTGGTTCTCTTCACTGCTGGCGGCATCGCCACCCCGGCCGACGCAGCGATGATGATGCAGCTCGGGGCCGAGGGCGTGTTCGTCGGGTCCGGGATCTTCAAGTCCGGGAATCCCGCGCAGCGCGCAGCGGCCATCGTTCGTGCGACCACGTTCTATGACGACCCGGATCAGGTGGCCGACGCCTCGCGCGGGCTGGGCGAGGCGATGGTCGGGATCAACGTCGATGACGTACCCGTCCCGCACCGGCTCGCCGAGCGGGGTTGGTGA
- a CDS encoding PrsW family intramembrane metalloprotease yields the protein MPLEYPPAYRPRRPGQAPASAGAPGASGWPAGPAGSAPPLRSGPVPQVWAPGQRTRNRFVFQLVTSIIGGLALLIALGYIALVTGLGSTSMGFVLALVPLAIVLAGVRWLDRWEPEPVPMLLVALLWGAGVAVLSALVLNTTAIVLIQVRTGDPSTADALGAVVVAPVVEELVKGAGVLLIFLVRRQHLDSPVDGVVYAATVGAGFAFTENILYFSSNAQVVLEVFVLRGLMSPFAHALFCACTGLAIGLAARSARRRTVLLAFPLGLLGAMALHALWNGSALFAANFFVVYALVQVPVFAAMVLLLWWLRRHEARIIRGRLGEYAQVGWFAPHEVDMLASLRLRSEAKTWATRLGERSKRAMVEFQRDATTLALRRQKVLLGRPVRADRSETELLEHLVELRGTIARAAAARGY from the coding sequence ATGCCGCTCGAGTATCCGCCGGCGTACCGGCCACGACGACCCGGTCAAGCGCCTGCCTCGGCTGGCGCACCCGGTGCGAGCGGGTGGCCGGCTGGACCGGCGGGGTCAGCACCGCCCCTGCGCAGTGGCCCCGTACCCCAGGTGTGGGCTCCCGGGCAGCGCACCCGGAACCGGTTTGTCTTCCAGCTCGTGACGTCGATCATCGGTGGTCTCGCACTGCTGATCGCGCTCGGCTATATCGCTTTGGTGACAGGACTGGGCAGCACCTCGATGGGATTCGTGCTTGCGCTCGTGCCCCTGGCGATCGTCCTTGCCGGGGTGCGCTGGCTGGACCGGTGGGAGCCGGAGCCGGTACCGATGCTGCTCGTGGCCCTTCTGTGGGGAGCCGGCGTAGCCGTGCTGAGCGCCTTGGTGCTCAACACCACGGCGATCGTCCTGATCCAGGTGCGCACCGGCGATCCGTCAACCGCAGATGCCCTGGGCGCTGTGGTGGTGGCACCGGTGGTCGAGGAGCTGGTGAAGGGGGCGGGAGTGCTGCTGATCTTCCTTGTGCGCCGCCAGCATCTCGACAGCCCGGTCGACGGTGTGGTTTATGCGGCCACGGTGGGAGCCGGGTTCGCCTTCACGGAGAACATCCTGTACTTCTCCAGCAATGCGCAGGTGGTGCTGGAGGTCTTCGTGCTGCGCGGGCTGATGTCGCCTTTCGCCCATGCGCTGTTCTGCGCGTGCACGGGCCTGGCCATCGGGCTCGCTGCCCGGTCCGCGCGGCGGCGCACAGTTCTGCTGGCCTTTCCTCTCGGGCTGCTCGGGGCGATGGCCCTGCACGCCCTGTGGAACGGCAGCGCGCTGTTCGCGGCGAACTTCTTCGTGGTCTACGCACTCGTGCAGGTGCCGGTCTTCGCCGCCATGGTGCTGTTGCTGTGGTGGCTGCGCCGTCATGAGGCGCGGATCATCCGCGGCCGGCTCGGCGAATACGCCCAGGTGGGATGGTTCGCACCACATGAGGTGGACATGCTTGCGTCGTTGCGGTTGCGCAGCGAGGCCAAGACCTGGGCCACGCGTCTGGGGGAGCGCTCCAAGCGTGCGATGGTCGAGTTCCAGCGGGATGCGACGACCTTGGCGCTGCGCCGGCAGAAGGTGCTGCTCGGGCGGCCCGTGCGAGCCGACCGCAGTGAGACCGAGCTCCTCGAGCACCTGGTCGAGCTGCGCGGCACCATCGCCCGGGCTGCTGCCGCTCGCGGCTACTGA
- a CDS encoding glycosyltransferase family 4 protein, giving the protein MRVGLVSPYSFDAPGGVQFHIRDLAERLLDLGHPTSVLAPAEDDTELPSYVESVGGAVPVRYNGSVARLAFGPVVAARASRWLAAGEFDVVHIHEPFAPSVGLISLRLADVPVVATFHSAQERSRAMQLAYPLVRPGLERISARIAVSEDARRTVVEHLGGDAVIIPNGVNTRTFAEAPVQPAWQGTAQAPTIAFLGRLDESRKGLPVLLGAVAAVRARYPGARFLVAGRGHLEAAVRGMGDHAAAVEGLGGISDAEKASLLASADVYVAPQTGGESFGIVLVEAMSAGTTVVASDLNAFRRVLDDGGSGFLFATGDSASLAQTICRALDDPAESRARRAHARSAVVRFDWDEVAARILDVYAMVTPTPGPVSGVRPLLGRLFRRGEA; this is encoded by the coding sequence ATGAGGGTCGGCCTGGTCAGCCCGTACTCCTTCGACGCCCCGGGCGGTGTCCAGTTCCATATCCGCGATCTGGCCGAGCGTCTCCTTGACCTCGGACACCCGACCTCGGTGCTCGCGCCGGCTGAAGACGACACCGAGCTTCCGTCCTATGTGGAGTCGGTGGGCGGCGCCGTACCGGTGCGCTACAACGGGTCAGTCGCCCGGCTGGCGTTCGGGCCGGTGGTCGCAGCTCGGGCGAGCCGGTGGCTGGCCGCCGGCGAGTTCGACGTGGTCCACATCCACGAACCGTTCGCACCCTCGGTCGGCCTGATCTCCCTGCGGCTCGCGGATGTGCCCGTCGTGGCCACGTTCCACTCCGCGCAGGAGCGTTCCCGGGCGATGCAGCTCGCTTACCCACTCGTACGCCCCGGTCTGGAACGGATCAGTGCGCGGATCGCCGTCTCGGAAGATGCCCGTCGCACCGTTGTCGAGCACCTCGGCGGTGACGCGGTGATCATTCCCAACGGGGTCAACACCCGCACCTTCGCCGAAGCGCCGGTGCAGCCGGCATGGCAGGGCACGGCCCAGGCACCCACGATCGCCTTCCTCGGGCGACTGGACGAATCGCGCAAGGGCCTGCCCGTTCTGCTCGGCGCGGTCGCGGCCGTCCGCGCCCGGTATCCGGGAGCACGTTTCCTGGTGGCAGGACGAGGCCATCTGGAGGCGGCAGTGCGAGGCATGGGTGACCATGCTGCAGCGGTTGAGGGACTCGGCGGCATCAGCGATGCCGAGAAGGCCTCACTGCTCGCCTCGGCCGACGTGTATGTCGCTCCCCAGACCGGCGGGGAGAGCTTCGGCATCGTGCTGGTGGAGGCGATGAGCGCCGGGACCACGGTCGTGGCCAGCGATCTCAACGCCTTTCGGCGCGTGCTCGACGACGGCGGCTCCGGATTCCTGTTCGCCACGGGAGACTCTGCCTCGCTGGCGCAGACGATCTGCCGAGCCCTGGACGATCCGGCGGAAAGCCGGGCGCGCCGGGCGCACGCACGCTCCGCCGTCGTGCGTTTCGATTGGGACGAGGTGGCGGCGCGGATCCTCGACGTCTACGCGATGGTGACGCCCACGCCGGGCCCGGTGAGCGGGGTACGGCCCTTGTTGGGCCGGCTCTTCAGGAGGGGAGAGGCATGA
- a CDS encoding phosphatidylinositol mannoside acyltransferase — protein MRATDPARLFALAWRWVPRMPRGLASALFDVIAVAVHTLRIPGVRQLERNLDRLVPGLSRRALRRLSRRGMRSYMRYYCEAFQLPGMTETEVDARVRASGHEWVADEVRAGGTVVLALGHAGNWDLAGAWANRHLGTVITVAERLEPEELFEEFLAFRESLGMVIVPHERGGGVFRHLLRASRRPGVVPLLADRDLSSTGVETELDGPGRPALRVAPGPAALALARGHRLVPVLVSYERLRGARRRAARSRWGVHIEFLEETPVPDRAGASVQALSATLTRTWFAAYAARLAQVPEDWHMLQKVFVDDLDPARRRGTGEGP, from the coding sequence ATGAGGGCAACTGATCCGGCCCGGCTGTTCGCACTCGCTTGGCGGTGGGTCCCCCGGATGCCGAGGGGGCTGGCCAGCGCCCTCTTCGACGTCATCGCCGTGGCTGTGCACACTCTGCGCATCCCTGGGGTGCGGCAGCTGGAACGCAACCTCGACCGGCTCGTTCCTGGCCTCTCCCGCCGCGCCCTGCGCCGGCTCTCCCGCCGCGGCATGCGCTCGTACATGCGGTACTACTGCGAGGCCTTCCAGCTCCCGGGGATGACGGAGACCGAGGTCGACGCCCGCGTACGGGCGTCGGGGCACGAGTGGGTGGCTGATGAGGTTCGTGCTGGCGGCACCGTCGTGCTGGCGCTCGGGCACGCGGGCAACTGGGACCTCGCCGGCGCATGGGCGAACCGGCACCTGGGTACCGTGATCACGGTGGCTGAGCGCCTGGAACCCGAGGAGCTGTTCGAGGAGTTCTTGGCGTTCCGCGAGTCGCTCGGGATGGTGATCGTCCCGCACGAGCGCGGTGGTGGAGTGTTCCGCCACTTGCTCAGGGCCTCGCGTCGTCCCGGCGTGGTGCCGCTGCTGGCCGATCGCGACTTGTCCTCCACTGGCGTCGAGACCGAGCTCGATGGTCCCGGCCGTCCGGCACTGCGCGTGGCTCCCGGTCCGGCGGCTCTCGCTCTCGCCCGAGGGCACCGACTCGTCCCCGTCCTCGTCTCCTACGAGCGGTTGCGTGGTGCGCGGCGCCGGGCCGCCCGTAGCCGCTGGGGAGTTCATATCGAGTTCCTTGAGGAGACCCCGGTGCCAGATCGCGCCGGAGCATCTGTGCAAGCGCTCAGCGCCACGCTCACGCGCACCTGGTTCGCGGCCTACGCCGCGCGCCTCGCCCAGGTGCCCGAGGACTGGCACATGCTGCAGAAGGTCTTTGTCGACGATCTCGACCCAGCCCGACGACGTGGGACGGGGGAGGGACCATGA
- the pgsA gene encoding phosphatidylinositol phosphate synthase has product MTVVLGNRGRSVTSTIFGPLARTLVRAGVHPDAVTLTGTLLVSVAALWLFPTGHLAAGALIIGVLAFTDSVDGLMARERGGSSAFGAFLDSTLDRLSDAAVFGGLTWYMTTSAPAAWQLPGLGVGLACLVTGMLVSYVRARAEGLGMRASVGIAERADRLVVALVAALAVGLGAPDGVLVLALGVLAAASAVTVVQRVLTVRGQARQMEAGDEGN; this is encoded by the coding sequence GTGACAGTGGTTCTCGGTAACCGTGGCCGCTCGGTCACGTCGACGATCTTCGGCCCGCTGGCGCGCACGCTCGTGCGTGCGGGTGTTCACCCGGACGCCGTCACCCTGACCGGGACGCTGCTGGTCTCGGTGGCCGCACTGTGGCTCTTCCCCACCGGGCACCTGGCAGCCGGAGCCTTGATCATCGGTGTGCTCGCCTTCACCGACTCCGTCGACGGGCTGATGGCTCGTGAGCGTGGGGGATCGTCGGCGTTCGGGGCATTCTTGGACTCCACGCTGGACCGCCTCTCGGACGCCGCGGTCTTCGGCGGCCTCACGTGGTACATGACGACGTCCGCTCCGGCTGCGTGGCAGTTGCCAGGGCTGGGGGTGGGGCTGGCCTGCCTGGTGACGGGCATGCTCGTCTCCTATGTGCGGGCGCGGGCCGAAGGGCTGGGGATGCGCGCATCGGTCGGGATCGCCGAACGCGCCGATCGCCTCGTCGTGGCGCTGGTGGCGGCTCTTGCGGTCGGTCTCGGTGCCCCGGATGGCGTGCTGGTCCTCGCGCTCGGAGTCCTGGCCGCGGCTAGTGCGGTGACCGTCGTGCAGCGGGTGCTGACCGTTCGCGGTCAGGCCAGGCAGATGGAGGCCGGCGATGAGGGCAACTGA
- a CDS encoding HIT family protein, whose product MAGVPDGYDRLWTPHRMAYIGGESKPVDDRPGPGCPFCAAPEGDDETALIVHRGHTCYVVLNLYPYNPGHLLVCPYRHVPDLVAMNRQERAELIELTEAAMVHLRAAKAPDGFNLGMNAGEVAGAGVAAHAHQHIVPRWRGDANFLPIVGRAKAVPELLADTRRELAQQWGSDSGSR is encoded by the coding sequence ATGGCGGGCGTCCCGGACGGGTACGACCGACTGTGGACTCCCCACCGGATGGCCTACATCGGTGGCGAGTCCAAACCCGTGGACGACCGTCCGGGGCCCGGTTGCCCGTTCTGTGCGGCACCCGAGGGTGATGACGAGACCGCTCTGATCGTGCACCGGGGACACACCTGCTACGTGGTGCTGAACCTGTACCCGTACAACCCCGGGCACCTGCTGGTGTGCCCGTATCGCCACGTGCCGGACCTGGTGGCGATGAACCGGCAAGAGCGGGCCGAGCTGATCGAGCTGACGGAGGCCGCGATGGTGCACCTGCGCGCCGCGAAGGCGCCGGACGGCTTCAACCTCGGCATGAACGCCGGCGAGGTCGCCGGGGCAGGTGTTGCGGCGCACGCCCATCAGCACATCGTGCCCCGGTGGCGCGGGGATGCGAACTTCCTGCCGATCGTGGGCCGGGCGAAGGCCGTTCCGGAACTCCTCGCCGACACCAGGCGTGAACTGGCCCAGCAGTGGGGGAGTGACAGTGGTTCTCGGTAA
- the thrS gene encoding threonine--tRNA ligase produces MPEITLHVDDSPRTVPVGTTGTDLFGQERDVVAVRVDGRLRDLDRDVSDGQIVEAVRLDSSDGLDILRHSCAHVLAQAVQQVHEDARLGIGPPITDGFYYDFDVETPFTPEDLKALQKAMARIVKEGQTFRRRVVTEDEARAELAEEPYKLELIGIKGAGGDATSAAEGAGAEVGSGELTMYDNLRRDGSVAWKDLCRGPHLPSTRIIGNGFQLMRSAAAYWRGSEKNPQLQRIYGTAWPTKEALRSHLERLAEAERRDHRKLGSELDLFSFPEEIGSGLPVFHPKGAMVRMEMENYSRRRHVEAGYSFVSTPHVTKGHLFETSKHLEWYADGMYPPMRVDEERDAEGQIIKAGHDYYLKPMNCPMHNLVYRSRGRSYRELPLRLFEFGHVYRYEKSGVVHGLTRARGFTQDDAHIYCSREQMREELGSLLTFVLDLLKDYGLDDFYLELSTRNPEKSVGDEETWEEATRTLAEVAEASGLDLVPDPGGAAFYGPKISVQAKDAIGRTWQLSTIQLDFFEPDLFELEYTSSDGSRERPVMIHRALFGSIERFFGVLTEHYAGAFPPWLAPVQVVAVPVAEVFDDYLRGVVDQLRTAGVRAELDSSDDRFNKKIRNATKEKVPFVLIAGGEDAEAGAVSFRYRDGTQRNGVPVAEAIELIQDAIATRVQV; encoded by the coding sequence GTGCCCGAGATCACCCTCCACGTCGATGACTCACCGCGAACTGTCCCGGTGGGCACGACGGGTACGGACCTGTTCGGCCAGGAGCGCGACGTCGTGGCCGTCCGGGTGGACGGGCGGCTGCGTGATCTGGACCGCGACGTGAGCGACGGCCAGATCGTCGAGGCCGTCCGTCTGGACTCCAGCGACGGTCTGGACATCCTGCGGCACTCCTGCGCCCATGTCCTCGCGCAAGCGGTCCAGCAGGTGCATGAGGACGCGCGCCTGGGTATCGGCCCGCCCATCACCGACGGCTTCTACTACGACTTCGACGTCGAGACCCCCTTCACCCCGGAGGATCTAAAGGCGTTGCAGAAGGCGATGGCCCGCATCGTCAAAGAGGGACAGACCTTCCGCCGCCGGGTCGTCACCGAGGACGAGGCCCGGGCGGAGCTCGCCGAGGAGCCCTACAAGCTCGAGCTGATCGGGATCAAGGGAGCTGGAGGTGATGCCACCTCGGCAGCCGAAGGAGCCGGCGCGGAGGTCGGCAGTGGCGAGCTGACGATGTACGACAACCTCCGCCGCGACGGGTCAGTCGCGTGGAAGGATCTCTGCCGGGGCCCGCACCTTCCCAGCACCCGCATCATCGGCAACGGGTTCCAGCTCATGCGCAGCGCCGCGGCCTACTGGCGCGGCAGTGAGAAGAACCCGCAGCTGCAGCGGATCTATGGCACGGCCTGGCCCACCAAAGAGGCCCTGCGCAGCCACCTGGAACGTCTCGCCGAGGCCGAGCGGCGTGACCACCGCAAGCTGGGCTCCGAGCTGGACCTGTTCTCCTTCCCGGAAGAGATCGGCTCCGGACTCCCGGTCTTCCACCCCAAGGGTGCGATGGTGCGGATGGAGATGGAGAACTACTCCCGTCGTCGGCACGTGGAGGCCGGGTACTCCTTCGTCTCGACTCCGCACGTCACCAAGGGCCACCTGTTCGAGACCTCCAAGCACCTCGAGTGGTATGCCGACGGGATGTACCCGCCGATGCGCGTGGACGAAGAACGCGACGCCGAGGGGCAGATCATCAAGGCCGGCCACGACTACTACCTCAAGCCGATGAATTGCCCGATGCACAATCTCGTTTATCGCTCCCGCGGCCGCTCCTACCGCGAACTGCCGCTCCGGCTGTTCGAGTTCGGGCATGTCTACAGGTACGAGAAGTCCGGTGTGGTGCACGGCCTGACCCGGGCGCGGGGCTTCACCCAGGACGATGCCCACATCTACTGCTCCCGTGAGCAGATGCGCGAGGAGCTCGGGTCGCTGCTGACCTTCGTGCTGGACTTGCTGAAGGACTACGGTCTGGACGACTTCTATCTCGAGCTGTCCACCCGGAACCCGGAGAAGTCTGTCGGTGACGAGGAGACCTGGGAGGAGGCCACCCGCACGCTGGCTGAGGTCGCCGAGGCGTCCGGACTCGACCTCGTGCCAGATCCCGGTGGCGCCGCGTTCTACGGGCCGAAGATCTCGGTGCAAGCCAAGGACGCCATCGGCCGTACCTGGCAGTTGTCGACCATCCAGCTGGACTTCTTCGAGCCGGATCTGTTCGAACTCGAGTACACCTCCAGCGACGGCAGCCGGGAACGGCCCGTCATGATCCACCGTGCTCTGTTTGGCTCGATCGAGCGCTTCTTCGGGGTGCTGACCGAGCACTATGCGGGGGCCTTCCCCCCGTGGCTCGCTCCCGTCCAGGTGGTCGCGGTTCCCGTGGCCGAGGTGTTCGACGACTATCTGCGGGGCGTCGTCGACCAGTTGCGGACCGCAGGCGTGCGCGCCGAGCTGGACAGCAGCGACGACCGATTCAATAAAAAGATCCGCAACGCCACGAAGGAGAAGGTGCCATTCGTGCTCATCGCCGGTGGTGAGGACGCCGAAGCCGGCGCCGTCTCCTTCCGTTATCGCGACGGCACGCAACGCAACGGCGTCCCGGTAGCTGAGGCGATCGAACTGATCCAGGACGCGATCGCCACCCGCGTGCAGGTCTGA
- a CDS encoding chorismate-binding protein: protein MPHDPYHPPLAPSPAAAADRPGRAWFRGAHARGVIDQADLRTDPDALSRGGWWAVVAEFDGPIHAWRFRHVDTSDRVVRDAGRWRGPAPSDWASSLDQLGYISAVQDVRDAVREGLVYQVNVCRVLSAAMPQRADPAALAVRLARGNPAPYAAMIDVPPLAAAGDPGCWIVSASPELSIEISGGQISSGPIKGTAAEESGLLDKDRAENVMITDLVRNDLQRVCAPGTVAVTDLLRVERHPGLVHLVSRVQGRLRGDPATDPRVWTEILGATHPPGSVSGAPKSTALQLIDSLEPVARGPYCGQIGWIDADRGTARLAVGIRTFWWSQERLRFGTGAGITWGSEPEREWEETELKASRLIGLTST from the coding sequence GTGCCACATGACCCCTATCACCCACCCCTGGCCCCATCCCCGGCTGCCGCTGCGGACCGCCCGGGGCGGGCATGGTTCCGAGGTGCGCACGCGAGGGGGGTCATCGACCAGGCTGACCTGCGAACCGACCCCGACGCGCTGAGCCGGGGCGGATGGTGGGCCGTGGTCGCCGAGTTCGACGGCCCCATCCACGCCTGGCGCTTCCGCCACGTCGACACCAGCGACCGGGTGGTCCGTGATGCCGGACGGTGGCGGGGACCGGCACCGTCCGACTGGGCATCCTCGCTCGATCAACTCGGCTATATCAGCGCGGTCCAGGATGTACGGGATGCGGTGCGCGAGGGTCTGGTCTATCAGGTGAACGTCTGCCGCGTGCTGTCGGCGGCGATGCCCCAGCGTGCGGACCCGGCAGCACTGGCCGTGCGGCTCGCCCGTGGCAACCCGGCGCCGTACGCCGCCATGATCGACGTGCCGCCGCTGGCCGCCGCCGGCGATCCCGGATGCTGGATCGTCAGCGCCTCACCGGAGTTGTCGATCGAGATCTCCGGTGGGCAGATCAGCTCCGGACCGATCAAGGGCACGGCGGCCGAAGAATCCGGCCTGCTGGACAAGGACCGGGCCGAGAACGTCATGATCACCGATCTCGTCCGCAACGACCTGCAACGAGTCTGCGCGCCCGGAACGGTCGCCGTCACCGACCTGCTCCGCGTCGAACGCCACCCTGGCCTGGTGCACCTCGTCTCCCGCGTCCAGGGCCGGTTACGCGGCGACCCCGCGACCGATCCTCGCGTGTGGACCGAGATCCTTGGCGCCACCCATCCCCCCGGAAGCGTGTCCGGCGCACCCAAGTCCACGGCCCTGCAGCTGATCGACTCCCTGGAGCCGGTCGCCCGGGGGCCGTATTGCGGCCAGATCGGCTGGATCGACGCCGACCGGGGGACGGCCCGCCTGGCCGTGGGCATCCGCACGTTCTGGTGGTCGCAGGAACGGTTGCGGTTCGGCACCGGTGCCGGCATCACGTGGGGTAGCGAGCCGGAGCGCGAGTGGGAGGAGACCGAGCTCAAGGCGTCCCGGCTGATCGGACTGACGAGCACCTGA
- a CDS encoding DEAD/DEAH box helicase has product MPSAGSRTSNRSGRRTPRAQDPAPILPILARRVREVEAKSVKGKVGPTNRIKFQVIALLVREERARIKGDASITNGARAEVLKRLDGVATILARTAAQDTSLLSLLDPQGAPSAAAQRMRNEWLLESGAELSEEELVIKEPQQRKTTVVPAELADRQVVPTQVRARVRANPFLEPDLSTRIPAAENGYLSGWDLMDPLYRAFEQGAGGGAATMNLPAAPRRDIFSPAGLQLMPHQAQLLEAVRRGHRTFLLADEPGLGKTAQSVLAASVAQAYPMLAVVPNVVKINWAREVQRWTPQRRVTVIHGDGRDVDAFADVFVVNYAVLDRHLAWLSTLGFGSMVVDEAHFIKNLTSQRSQHVLALSRQIRERTPGNEPLLMALTGTPLINDVEDFNAIWQFLGWTDGRHPSPGLRRRLEQSGLTPADRGFYPEARSAVIDLGIVRRTKHDVAKDLPAKRVADLPVELDNEVGRSIRAAERELAQRLLTRYRRMLESREGGYDASAGPDLELMRRVARAELESSSPKADGENVFTMVRRIGQAKAAVAADYTAQLVHSVGKVVFFAKHIDVMDAAEQVLADAGLRTVSIRGDQSSKVRQSAIDSFQKDPEVSVAVCSLLAAGVGLNLHAASNVVLAELSWTAAEQEQAIDRVHRIGQEESVTAWRILAAHTIDTKIAELIDSKQSLAARALDGTDTEITSSETVQVDALVHLMLTAL; this is encoded by the coding sequence GTGCCGTCAGCCGGCTCCCGGACGTCCAACCGCTCTGGACGCCGGACTCCGCGCGCCCAGGACCCCGCACCGATCCTGCCCATTCTCGCCCGTCGCGTGCGAGAGGTGGAGGCCAAGTCGGTCAAGGGGAAGGTGGGGCCCACCAATCGGATCAAGTTCCAGGTGATCGCCCTGCTCGTGCGGGAAGAACGCGCGCGCATCAAGGGCGACGCTTCGATCACGAACGGTGCCCGGGCAGAGGTGCTGAAACGTCTCGACGGCGTTGCGACGATTCTGGCGCGGACCGCGGCGCAGGACACCTCGCTGCTCAGCCTGCTCGATCCACAGGGCGCCCCGTCGGCCGCCGCGCAGCGGATGCGCAACGAGTGGCTCCTGGAGTCCGGGGCAGAGCTCTCCGAGGAAGAGCTCGTCATCAAGGAACCCCAGCAGCGCAAGACAACCGTCGTTCCCGCCGAGCTGGCCGACCGCCAGGTGGTGCCTACGCAGGTCCGCGCCCGGGTGCGGGCGAATCCGTTCCTCGAACCTGATCTCAGCACGCGCATTCCCGCGGCCGAGAACGGGTACCTCTCCGGCTGGGACCTCATGGACCCGCTCTACCGCGCCTTCGAGCAGGGTGCTGGTGGCGGTGCAGCCACCATGAACCTCCCTGCCGCCCCCCGGCGTGACATCTTCTCCCCCGCTGGACTGCAGCTGATGCCCCACCAGGCTCAGCTGCTGGAAGCCGTCCGGCGTGGGCACCGCACCTTCCTGCTCGCCGATGAACCGGGGCTGGGAAAGACAGCGCAGTCGGTGCTGGCCGCATCCGTCGCGCAGGCGTATCCGATGCTGGCAGTCGTCCCGAACGTGGTGAAGATCAACTGGGCTCGTGAGGTGCAGCGCTGGACGCCACAACGCCGAGTCACAGTCATTCACGGTGACGGACGCGATGTCGATGCCTTCGCGGACGTGTTCGTCGTGAACTACGCCGTGCTCGACCGGCACCTGGCGTGGCTGTCCACGCTCGGGTTCGGCTCGATGGTCGTCGACGAAGCTCACTTCATCAAGAACCTCACCTCGCAGCGGTCCCAGCATGTGCTTGCCCTGTCGCGCCAGATCCGTGAGCGCACGCCGGGCAACGAGCCCTTGCTGATGGCGTTGACCGGGACGCCCCTGATCAACGATGTCGAGGACTTCAACGCGATCTGGCAGTTCCTCGGCTGGACGGACGGGCGCCACCCTTCCCCGGGCCTGCGACGCCGGCTTGAGCAGAGCGGGCTGACCCCAGCGGACCGGGGCTTCTATCCGGAGGCTCGCTCCGCCGTCATCGATCTGGGGATCGTGCGACGCACCAAGCACGACGTGGCCAAGGACCTGCCTGCCAAGCGTGTGGCCGACCTGCCGGTCGAACTCGACAACGAGGTGGGCCGCTCGATCCGTGCCGCTGAGCGCGAACTCGCACAGCGACTCCTCACCCGCTACCGGCGGATGCTGGAAAGTCGCGAGGGCGGATACGACGCCAGTGCCGGACCCGACCTCGAACTCATGCGCCGGGTGGCCCGAGCAGAGCTGGAGTCCAGTTCACCCAAGGCGGACGGCGAGAACGTCTTCACCATGGTGCGCCGCATCGGGCAGGCCAAGGCGGCGGTTGCGGCCGACTACACCGCACAGCTCGTCCACTCTGTCGGCAAGGTGGTGTTCTTCGCCAAGCACATCGACGTCATGGACGCAGCCGAGCAGGTTCTCGCCGATGCCGGGTTGCGGACGGTCTCCATCCGTGGCGACCAGTCGAGCAAGGTCCGTCAGTCCGCGATCGATTCCTTCCAGAAGGATCCCGAGGTCTCCGTTGCCGTGTGCTCCCTGTTGGCTGCGGGTGTCGGGCTGAACCTGCACGCTGCCTCCAATGTGGTGCTCGCCGAGCTCTCCTGGACCGCGGCCGAGCAGGAGCAGGCGATCGACCGCGTGCACCGTATCGGCCAGGAGGAGTCGGTGACGGCCTGGCGGATCCTGGCCGCGCACACCATCGACACCAAGATCGCCGAGTTGATCGACTCCAAGCAGTCGCTGGCGGCGCGGGCGCTCGATGGCACCGACACCGAGATCACCTCCAGCGAGACGGTGCAGGTGGACGCACTCGTGCACCTGATGCTCACCGCTCTGTAA